One genomic window of Corynebacterium sp. sy039 includes the following:
- the cysK gene encoding cysteine synthase A: MAKIYDSILDTIGNTPLVRLNNLTEGLGATVLAKVEFFNPANSVKDRIGKAIIDAAEAAGELKAGGTIVEATSGNTGIALALVGAARGYNVVLTMPETMSVERRVILRAYGAEIILTPGAAGMQGAVDKAHEIVAQREGAILARQFAHPANPEVHRNTTGEEIWADTDGNIDVFVAGIGTGGTITGTGETLKKHNPDIKVFAVEPEASPLLNTGKAGPHKIQGLGANFIPEVLNQKIYEEVLTVSNEDAVATSRSLGVKEGILGGISAGANVKAALELAARPEFAGKTIVTVIPDFGERYISTILYEDIRS, encoded by the coding sequence ATGGCTAAAATTTATGACAGTATCCTAGACACTATTGGCAATACCCCACTTGTGCGTCTCAACAACCTAACCGAGGGGCTTGGCGCAACAGTGCTTGCCAAAGTTGAATTCTTTAACCCAGCCAACTCAGTAAAAGATCGCATCGGAAAAGCGATTATCGACGCCGCTGAAGCCGCTGGAGAACTCAAAGCAGGTGGCACCATCGTCGAAGCCACCTCGGGAAATACCGGTATTGCCTTAGCCTTAGTCGGTGCAGCCCGCGGATACAACGTAGTGCTAACCATGCCAGAAACAATGTCCGTGGAACGTCGCGTCATCTTACGTGCTTATGGCGCAGAAATTATCCTCACTCCAGGCGCAGCCGGTATGCAAGGCGCTGTGGATAAGGCACATGAAATTGTTGCCCAACGCGAAGGTGCAATTTTAGCTCGCCAATTCGCACATCCAGCAAACCCTGAAGTACACCGCAACACAACTGGCGAAGAAATCTGGGCAGATACCGACGGCAACATTGACGTATTCGTTGCAGGAATCGGCACCGGCGGCACCATTACTGGCACCGGCGAAACCCTCAAAAAGCACAACCCAGACATCAAGGTTTTTGCCGTAGAACCAGAGGCATCTCCACTGCTCAACACTGGAAAAGCAGGACCACACAAGATTCAAGGCTTAGGTGCAAACTTCATTCCAGAGGTGCTCAACCAGAAAATCTACGAAGAAGTGCTCACTGTTTCTAATGAAGACGCAGTAGCAACCTCTCGCAGCCTAGGCGTAAAGGAAGGCATCTTGGGCGGCATCTCAGCTGGCGCCAATGTGAAAGCGGCTCTTGAATTAGCAGCACGCCCTGAGTTTGCTGGTAAGACCATCGTTACCGTTATTCCAGACTTCGGTGAGCGCTACATCTCCACCATCCTTTACGAGGATATTCGCAGTTAA